The sequence atattttgtattgcggaccgtccggggtccaGGTGCGAACCGTCCGCAGTACAAATTTCAGCAAATGTGCAGAGTCAGCAAAACTTCGTTTTGGCTCAGTTTTAtgtatcgcggaccgtccgaccttgagaggcagaccgtccgcaagtcatttttgaatgctctgacatttttataaccgtttatagccgttgggattcttgtgcggacagtccgggcttgtattgcagaccgtccgcatgtgcgcagaaaaggggcaattgacccataacggctagttttggagagggGGCTATATATCCTTGTGTTGCCCGGGTTGAAAGCAAGAAGGAGGCCATTTGGAACACTTGTGAGCATATTGGAGCCTTtccgctccctctctctcactcatattggttgggattgcattctagtgagattgagagccatctagtgcattgcatcaagttgttgatctttgaggcactagggagatcatcaagtgaggtcgttggcttgttactcttggaggttgccgcctcctagacggcttggtggtggttccccgtgagctcttcaaaggagattgtgaagaggccgcggtggtgattgtgagaggcgttgtgcttgcctcgccggagcggtgaaaagcaactctagtggaatcgaggtttgagggttcattgaccaatccggctcaagagatcaagtggagacttgatagaggagcgattgggagctttgaatctacctcaacgtggactaggggtgaccggcaagtcatcgacaccacgggaaaaaatcattgtgccacgtgtcatcatcttcccgttggtttgcaactttcctcactagcttgtacttacttgttcatatacttatgctagtgagtatttgttgctcgtgtatgctcttgtatatctagtcatacctataataaaatagttgctcacttgttgttagcttgtgtagctaatctgttttacttagcttgtgtagctaagtaGTTGTTTCTCTCTAGTAGTGCTTGTGCTTTGTGCTCTTTGCTTACTAGTATGTTTAGGAGCTATCGTTATGATTAAAATTACTTTGAAAAATTTATATGTCGTTGCTAACTAGATTTGTATGGGAGAGCTCTTTCACTATCTTGGCACCTTAGTTGTTTCAATTAGAATCTTTTGTTAGGTGTTTGTAATAGTTAGAGGAGTGTAGTCTTGGCTAAAACAAAATAGTTTTAATTCCGTATTTATTTGTGTTAGCCATTGTAATTAGTTTTAGAAaggactattcaccccccctctagtccGCCATCTCGACCCTACAGCATGGGATTCCCACAGCCCCACACACAAGCTGTGATCCGGTGACGTCCGTCCTGTTCCTACAGCGCTAGATTATGATTCCTTAATTTATCACTATGATTCATTAATGCATTAGAAACTGCGTCGTGTCGAAACGTCATTCGTCTATGAGAGGAGAAATAGTATaatactaggtatatgcccgtgcgttgcaacgggtgaCATTTGTACACACATAGGTCATTGTTTAGTGATGTTATCAGCTAATGGGTCACACTTGTGTATGTATAGGTCATTGTTTACTGATGTTATCAACCGAACTCTGCGTATCAGGTCGACACGCGAGGGAGGTGGCATCGAGAGGCAGGCTCGGGGGCGGGGCATCGGGTGTGTGCGACCATGAATCACGTTGAGAGGCAGGCTCGAGGGGCGGCATGTGGCTGGAGGCCGTGGCATGCGGAGCGCTGCGCGATTAGAGCAAGAGACGGGGAAGAGCCAGAGGAGGGCAGGCGTGGATGGTTTTGCCAAAAGTGTCGAGTCCATTTGTCGGAGATAGGAAAGGCAGAACCAGAGAGGGTCAGCCTACGCCTTACCTTCTTCATAGTAGTAAGTTAGGTACCTATACTTTGTTATGAACATACATATGCCTTGTTTAAATAAGAGTTATTTAAACATGTTCCAACAGAATTTGCGAGTAAAGTTTGTTTGGTGTTTATACCTTTCCCTCGTGATCTTCTAGACTGCCTTCTTCATCGAGATAAGTAGAGATTGACATATCCTATTTGAATGTGAACCAATCCTATAATTCATTTACCAACTGTATTTTTATATGTGCCCAAAACGTTGTGGGTTCCACAACATTGTACAAGCTTGGCTATATTGGGCACCAACTATATATAAAGCTAGTTTATCCTATTTAGAGTGTTCTTCCTATTGGACATCTTCAGAATCGTCAACAGAGATTAGACGAAATAGGAGATGTTTTTGACACCGTGAGCTTGCCTATGATAGATAGACCAGCAATCAAATTTGCTTTCATTGATTAAGCAAGATCACCCCATTAGAGTTGGCAAACAACGTCCAAAATAAGTTAGCAAAGTACCTAACAAATTATACTTAAAAATGAGAGAATTACCTTTGCGCAAATTTTCGTGCATTGTCACGAAAGTTAAAAAATTAGTGTAAAATATAGATAAAGGAtgacaaacatcactatgataAATATGTAACTTAGAAACGGTAAAAGTTGGTGCTTTATTCTGAACAAATTTTGAAGAAACAAattaaaaaaattaaaatataGATCCATTATTCCAAATTTTAAATGGTGGCAGTAGCACTGGAACACCTCATTGCACAAGCTCCACTATACTTCAAATGTGTCCTATTAGTATGCAGGGCATACTGCAATTCTAATAGATTGAAATAGAAAACTTTTCATTCCACGTGACATCCACTCCAACACTTTTCTTTATCGCTAATCACAAATGATTCTGTAAAGGATGGTCATAATCTACAAACTCTATCCATCCGTTTAAATCTGATTCATATAATATTTTTTTTCCAAAAAATATGAAACTTCTTATGGGCAAACAACAAATTAAATAGAACCTACTTAAACATATTAACTGAAAACTAAGGTTGCTAATAAAGAGGAGGGAAGAAACAAAATCTATGTGAAACTATACACAGGTTGTTTCCGTCCTTTACAAAGAAAACCTGAAATGTTTCAGCTCCAAAAACAACGCCACAACCCCTTTTGGAATCAGCGACCATGCACACAACCTACTCCTTCAGGTTTTGTTCGTTTatgccggattggtgggtcggaacgattcctaatcGGATTggatctctaatttatataaactttgattagccggAACGATTTCGGGTGCAATCCgacgtaaacgaacaaggcctcaCTTGAACCCAAGTTATTCATGTTGTAGGCCAAATTTCCAATGAGTGACAAGTTTGGTAAAAGGCTATAGCTACAAAGAAAGGGAAATACAGTGAGAGGGAGTTAGAAGTGAAGCTGTGTTAGTAGGTTCCTGCAACTATACTGCATCATGAGGCTCACATATCTCAAATACCACGGCACAGTCATCTAATAGTGCATCAAGGACTAAATATCAGAGTTGTCAAAATCTGAATCGCAAATGGTTGTGTTAAGAGCAACAATTAAATCAGCATTGCAGCAGGCGCAGAGTGGATGTACACTTGAACCGGATGTCGACATCGTTCTTGGTGAGCTCGGTGGCGTTGATCTACTCCATGGAAATGTTGGCGAGGTCCTTGATGCTGTCGTCCATGAATAGCCACATGTGCTCCTTCTCCAGCTTCACCTTCTCTTGGGGGTTTAGTCCGATCGGGTACTTTTACTTGAGAGCCTAGTTCCCTCTCTCCTGTGCCTCGACCCTCGGCTTTAGCCGCTCCACTGGGACCTCCTGTCTCGCTAGCAGGGACGATGGTATAAAGGACCTCATCCTATAAGAAATATTAGtgatatttatatttttaaataaatttATTGAAAATAGATCCAAAGATATATTGAATAATACTAATTACGTATTGTATATTTAATCAAAGTTGAATGTTTGGAAGATAAAATTTTAGTGCTGCAAATACGAATTGCATTCAAATAGGGGTAATATAATAACTTCTCGTGGTTAACGTTGAGGATTTACATGCCACATCATTCAGAGTTTCCGACAAGAGGAACATGACAGAAAAGTTCTAACTATAAGAAGTTGAAATTAAGGTtgcaagaagaagaaaaagaaagaaacatTACAACCAGGAAGCACGAACACGAATTAATGTTTGATTTTTCATTGAAACATGAAAACAATTGCATGTATATATGGGTGCAATTGGAAGATCAGCTGCTTGGGTCTCCGCTTAGACCTCTCCTCGAATGCAAGTAGGAGTTCCCTGCAGATATTTTGTAAATTGAGGAACTCTTATTCGGGTGTAAACTCTCAGTGGGGTGTCATTTAAATTTCAGAGATTACGATGACCGTACTTGACAATGTCTTCCAGGCCATTGATGAGCTCTTTACGATGACCTTGTGCACGGACAATCCCATTATAGTTAGCCACCTTGGGCCAGTCTTGGGAGGCAACAACCTACATAGAACCATAAAGTGCTACTATAATGATATGATACTATCCCTACTGTAAACAGAAAAGATCTTACAGAAGCAATGGAAGGGGCGGTATCATCTAGAGCGGCAGGGTGAGTAACATCAGCACCAAATATAATTGTTGGTTCAATTGTAACACCCGGCAAGCTTTCTTTGGGATTAGCAAATTCTAAGTTTCTTCCTCCAAACTGCAAAGAATGAATACATTAGTACCATGCTTCTCAACAAATTTTGTGAAGAGATCAAGTTGAGATTAACCTTGGCATTGATCTTAATAGCAACATTAGCAAAATACGCAGGACCTGCACTTCTAACATTTTTATCCAGGCAACACTGCGACATGATTGTACAAATAATAACTCACAATTTCGTCTGTTACCTGCCAAAGACGAGAGCAACTTTATAACCATGGACAGAGGTGATACCAATGGAGAGAATCTATATCGTCTGTTACCTGAAATACTATCGTTATACCGATTATTCCCATGAACAGGTGATTCTTCGTGACCCCTTTGAAGACATTCTTTTCCTCGGGTTTTCGTGCATTGAACTCATTGAAGATCTGGCATAAAAAACACACCCAAGTTAACTCAAACCTTCGTTCCAGATCTACATGGAGTTAACACGGGCCATAAATCATCAAAATAATCTATATTTTCATAGCAAATTCACTCTGGTATGGTTCAACTTCGTACAAGCAAGACAACAGGTTAATATATGGTCAGTCAAGGGCCTAGATTCTAGGAGGTTAAAGCTGGCCACATTAAATTACTGGAACAAACCAAAATGCAAAGAAAAATAGTGAGTCACTGAAAATTGACCAAAAACAGACCAAGTGAAGCGCATATAACCAGCTTCCACATAACTTATGCCATACCTGAAATTCGACTATGGTAAAGCAATGAATAGCTTATAACGAGTCCTTACGTGAAGAAAAATATCCATGTAGTATCAATGCTAGGGTACACATTAGTCCCTTTTGGGGGAAAACTACTATCAATTTATAGTCAACTTAATATTGATTCTTTTCTTTTGGGAACAATCCAATGTCAGTATGTATTTGTCTAAAAGGTGAAGCAAGATTCGTCCACTAATGTTCTGTTATGATTCTTAAATTATTGAAGAACAAATACTCCACTGGCAAAATACAAATGTGTTGAAGATGAAAGTATTTGTTACCTTCTCAGCATCAGATCGGCTTTCATTCTGCAGACGCAGAATCCTTACTCCATCAAAATCGAAAATCAGAAGAATTGCTACTTCTTGTAAAGGATTATGTCCAAAACTGAGAAATAACACCCAACATACCAAAGAAGCAGGAAGTGGATCTTCTTTCTTTCAAGAGATCTCCTACAATGACAAACATGAGATAAATTGTTGCAAACAATTGTAGCATAAGAGTTGGCTTACCAAATCTGGTCCACGACAACCGCTGTTTGTACCTCACCTGACCAAGAATTGCGGGATGCGGGGCGGGGTGCGGCCGCGGCAGCGGCAGAACGTGCACCATTGGGGTGTGGACGCCTACATTAGAcacataattagtagtagagatgGTGAACTTAGAGTAACATATAATCCGTTTTAGACTCCCTGTTGCTATTAATACAAAGTCATAAGCACTCCCTGTTGCTATTAATATTTTTTTGTTTAACTGGATGGCATGTGCTAACCCACTATAATGGCTGATTAGTTTTTTGTTTTAAGTTGTTTTCACAATTTTCATCTTATGGAAGTATGTTAATATAATGATAACTACATCCAAAGTCTAGGGCTTTTCTCTTCTGGTACGACATGTAAATAGGATTGCCTTACTTTGTCAGCTAATTCACTCTATTGTTGTGTAAAATTGTCTCTATCTAAATTGTTCACCAGGCAGTAAATTTTAAAAAAAACAGGTAGCACATTGCATAGGAGCTGAGGGCTTATAGATACCCAACTGTTTTTGGCTCCTATGTAAGAGTCCAGGGTCTGCCAGATTTGCTAATACATGTGTTTTGACTGTCAAAGAAAATTCTAGTATAAATAGGAGACACCAGCAATTTCAGTAAGGGATTCGATGATATCTTCTGGTACAACATGTAAATAGGATTGCCTTACTTTGTCAGCTAATTCACTATATTGTTGTGTAAAATTGTCTCTATCTAAATTGTTCACCAAGCAGTAAATTTAAAAAAGGTAACACATTGCATAAGAGCTGAGGGCTTATAGATACCCAACTGTTTTTGGCTCCTATGTAAGAGTCTAGGGTCTGTCAGATTTGATACCTATTTGCAACACAGCCGACAGAAAACTGAGATTCTATTCAGAAGACAAAAGTAGTGTTTCCTTTGGCAAAAATCATGCTAGAGCCAGTACTACTACTACACCACATGAATAATAGTACAAACTGCTAGTACATGTGTTTTGACTGTCAAAGAAAATTCTGGTATAAATAGGAGACACCAGCAATTTCAGTAAGGGATTCGATGATATTTGCTCGAGATCGACTAATATTAATAACAGTAATAATTCGAGCCAAATTACAGAAGAAGGCAAGGTGGCGAAGAAATTCCCATACCAGAGGAGTAGCGGGAAGGAGAGGAACTCCAGCGAGGGCGTCACTTGTTGCGCCTTGCCCTGAAACACACCTCAATGCCTTGTTGCGCCTGATGCACCCAAGGAGGATCACGCTGGTGTGGTGGCCTTGATATATAGGGGGTTTCTCGATGGTAGGGGATCTCGTTCACCTCGCGGCGTAAGGAAGGGAGACACTGAAGGTGGAAGGGCAGATTTGGCTCGGATTTGTAGGATTTGGCGCGGACTCATATCAGCGTAGAGCAGCCACGGGTGGGTGCATTGGGTATGCTCCCCCACGGATTTGGCTCGGATGCTCCCACAAGGGTGGGTGCATTGGGTATACTCCCAACGGATTTGCCAATGGATGGGATTGAAGAACGCTCCCCTCTCGGCACCGAAGATGCTCCCCCACAGATTTGGCTCGGATTGGAAGGGGCGCGGATGGGGCGGAGGCGTCCGTTGATGGCGGCACGGATGGAGTCGCGAGGTGGGACAAAGGAGAGGGAGGCGTCCGCGCCCGTCGTGGAGAGGATGGAAGGGGCGCGGATGGGGCGGAGGAGATGGAGGCATCAGTCGCGGAGAGGATCTCGGAGAGGAAGGCGTCAGTCGCGGAGAGGAGAGGGAGGTGTCAGCCGTTGGCAGAACGCGCACCACTGGCTGTGAACTCCTACATCTCTACTACTACATAAGTATGTAGTGTAGACGTCCACAACCGGTGGTGCATGGTTCTGCCACCCTCCTCCCCACCGCCGCCGCGGTTTCCTCGCATCCCGCCCGCCCGCGGCGCTCCTTTCCATCCTCGAGCAGTCGCGGCTTCCTTCTATAGCGCTCCTTTCCATCCTCGACCGCGGTTTCCTCGCCACTGCGCTCCATCTCTCTCGCCCTTTCCGGATCACTGCCCCCTGCCCTCTCTCTCGCTTCCTCTTCTCCCAAGATCCCATcgctgagagcacacaagcacaaGCAGGGGACCCTTCCATCCATGGCTCGCCCCGCAGAGGCAGGGGGCCCTTCCAACGATGGAGCAGCTCGCCCCGCACTGGCAGGGGGGCCTTCCATCCATGAGAGCACCGAGGAGCCGTGGagccgcgcccgaggaggaccgccgaggccgggcggccggGCATGCGCCGCGCCGGGATGCACGGGTGCTGGGGCCAGACCGCGCCCGCCCCTGCGCCggatccgaggccgaggccgcgccCTTGCCTGGAGGACCGCCGAGGAGCCAGCCGTGGAGCCGCGCCCGAGGAGGAACGCCAAGGCCGGGCGGCCGGGCACGCGCCGCGCCGGGATGCACGGGTGCTGGGGCCAGACCGCGCCCGCCCCTGCGCCGGATCCGAGGCCGCGCCCTTGCCTGGAGGACCGCCGAGGAGCCAGCCATGGagccgcgcccgaggaggaccgccGATTTGGGGCTAGATTTGGGGGAAGAGGAGAACGGGGTAGTATGGCAATGCCGTCGTCCCCGCCGCTGCGGACGAGTGGAAAGCGGAGAAGGCGAAGAAGCAGGACAGTGTCGATGCCGCGGCGAGCGACGTCGGCAGCTGCGTGTCGCTCTCACTCGCCACCGACGAACGGTCCGAGGCGGCGTCGGAGTCGTCGGTCGCGACCAGCTCGGTGGCCGGGCCGGAGCGCTCACCAAGGACGAAACCGGCCAGGAGGCGCCCAGCATCCGCCGATCTGGGGTCAGCACGGCGCGAGCGCGACCGCGACCGCGCCGTCGCGGCCTCCTACGGCGTCCGCTCCCGCAGCGCGCGGGCGTCGGCGTCCCCGCCGCCGAGGCAGGTGCCGCGGGACCGCTCCGTCCGGCATTCGCCCTCGCCGGCAGCGAAGCGGCGGGCGTTGTCTGAGCCCCGCCGCGCCACCAGCCCAACTCCGTCCGTACAGCGCAAGCCGTCTGTCCCGGCAAGGCCGGCCAGCCGCGTCTGGTTGCCCAGCTTTGATTTTTAATAACTAGGCGACATCAGTTGCAGAATTTGCGTAATTACGATTTACGATATATGAACCAGTTACCTAGAATGTTAATAATTCATAGTGTGCGTTGGATTCTCCGTATGGCACTACAGGCTGAGATTAAAACATGACTTTTCTTAACACTTAGCTAACTGAACGAATAATGAGATATATTGCAGTGTAATCCATGCTCTAACCAGTGCACTTCATATTTTAGAGCTCCGGAAAAAACATCGTGTGGACCTGGAGAGACTAACAATTACATCACGACCATTCAAGACATTGTCATTCTTTGTGTTAGCCATTGCTCTGAATTTGGAAAGAACATGTTCATCTGTTCTGAAAAAAGGTTACCAGTTAAAAACTGCAATGCTTTTGGTTGTTGCTACTTGGGTTCTGCTCATGTTCACTGATGGCCTGAATGAAAAGGTACCATCTTGTTTTAAATTAATTAGAACATATGTGTTTTGCAGGAATAAGAACAGTCTGAGTTACATAAATGCTACATATTAGATAATGACTTGCAAGAAAGCTTTGCCCTTTTTTATTCTTTTTGGCACGAATATTTGAAAGTGGTTGATaaactgtaatctgttttttactCTTACtctttagagcatctccaagagctccCCAGAAAACGACTCCTCAAAATTAGTTTTAAGGGACATCTAAAAATTAGTGGGGATAGATTTTAATTCTTTCTCCAACAGATCCCTTAAAGCGACAGATTGTTTCTGGGGAGCCAAAAAAAcccctcatttgtagctacaaataAGGGAGTTTTAAGGGTTATGAAAACGTTGGGAGCACTTTAGGGAAACTGTTGGAGACACGTTTTTGTGTTTTCCCAAAAAACTGAATTTAGGGGAGACTTATGGGAGCTCTTGGGAAAAGTTGTGTTTTCCCCAAAAAATTAATCCCGTTGTATTTGGGGAAGCCCTAAAACTATCTACCATTTGGCAAATTTGCTTGTATATTGTTCAAGAAAATTTCATCTACATCGCTACAGCTTGGTCACATTAAAAATAATTTTCTTCCAATATCTCCCGTTGCATGCCCAATATGCAGCTTTGATAAACATTAAAACATGGTATGTTGTCATTGATGCAGCATCTGCAGGAGCTACTTTGGTATGTCAGGTTTGGATTGTGGTGGATTATACTAGGGGTCGCTTCATCCATTGGATTAGGTAATTCCAAATAGTTCCAGATTTGGTGAAACTGTGCATTATGAGTTTAATTAGTTGATTTAAATATAACATGAGTTTCTGCTAAATTATTTTGCAGGTTCTGGTTTGCACACTTTCATAATGTATTTGGCTCCCCATGTTGCCCTGTTCACTATCAAAGCGGTTCAGTGTGGTAGGGTTGATTTGAAAAGTGCTCCTTATGACAC is a genomic window of Zea mays cultivar B73 chromosome 5, Zm-B73-REFERENCE-NAM-5.0, whole genome shotgun sequence containing:
- the LOC103627251 gene encoding protein argonaute 18; translation: MSQCCLDKNVRSAGPAYFANVAIKINAKFGGRNLEFANPKESLPGVTIEPTIIFGADVTHPAALDDTAPSIASVVASQDWPKVANYNGIVRAQGHRKELINGLEDIVKELLLAFEERSKRRPKQLIFQLHPYIHAIVFMFQ
- the LOC103627252 gene encoding serine/arginine repetitive matrix protein 1, which gives rise to MEQLAPHWQGGLPSMRAPRSRGAAPEEDRRGRAAGHAPRRDARVLGPDRARPCAGSEAEAAPLPGGPPRSQPWSRARGGTPRPGGRYGNAVVPAAADEWKAEKAKKQDSVDAAASDVGSCVSLSLATDERSEAASESSVATSSVAGPERSPRTKPARRRPASADLGSARRERDRDRAVAASYGVRSRSARASASPPPRQVPRDRSVRHSPSPAAKRRALSEPRRATSPTPSVQRKPSVPARPASRVWLPSFDF